The genomic interval GggaataatttttcaagattACAAAGAGTGACTGATATTTCTTGTTCAAGTTGCATAAAATCTTGTGGTCGAGCAACTTTTGAATACATCATGCGAAAATAATTACTTAAAGCAGTTATATGTATACGAACACGTGAACTTGATATTCCTCTCAATGCTAGTGGTAGTAATTGAGTCATAATAATATGAAAATCATGACTTTTGAACCCATGAATTTTTTGTTGTATCACATTAACACATCTAGAAATATTGGCAGCATATCCATCTGGGACCTTAATTTTCTCTAGAAATTGACAGAAGACAATTTTTTCATATTTGCTTAATGTAAAACAAGCAGGCGGTATGACAGTTCTCTTATATTCGCTCTCCTTTGGATGAAGTTCAAATTTAATACCCATAAACTTTAGATGACGCGCATTCAAATTATCTTTGTTTTTTATATCTAAACTCAATAAAGTTCCAACTAAACTTCCGCatacatttttttcaatatgcatcACATCAAGATTGTGTCTTAATAAATTATCCTTCCAACACggtaattcaaaaaatatactCATTTTCTTCCAACCATATGGCAATTGAGGATTATTAACTTTCTTTCCAAATTTAATTTCGTAGCCTTCTAGCATATCCAATATCATAGAACCAGATAATGGTGTTGGAGCCATTCTTTTCTCTTTTGTGCCATCAAAAGACTTTTCATCGTTTCTAAATGAGTGATTATTTTCTAACCAACGACGATGACCCATATAACAATGCTTTTTATTGTGCTTCAACCACAAAGAATAAGTATCTTCATGACAACATGGGCATGCATATTTTCCTTTTGTACTCCATCCTGATAACTTAGCATATGCTGGAAAATCACTAATAGTCCATAATAGTGATGCTCGCAAATTAAAGTTTTTCTTTGTAGATGCATCAAAAGTGTCAACTCCAATTTCCCACAGATCCTTTAACTCTTCAATCAATGGCTCCAAATATACATCAATATTATTTCCAGGTGCTTCTGGACCAGGTATGAGCAAAGACATAATAAAATTTGGTTGTTTCATGCACATCCATGGAGGAAGATTATATGGTATCAAAATAACTGGCCATGTACTATGACTTACACTTAATGTCTTAAAAGGATTCATTCCATCAGAAGCTAGCCCAAGTCTAACATTTCGAGGATCTGCAGCAAAATCTTTATGTTTGAGATCAAAAGTCATCTATGCTGGAGAATCTCTAGGGTGTCTCATACAATCGTCATTTCTATGATCTTTTTTATGATGCCAAGTCATAAAATCAGATGTTTTTGATGACATAAATAATCATTGTAATCTTGGTATTAAAGGAAAATGGCGCAACACTTTAGCTTCACTCCtatttagataaataaaatggtGTTATTCTAATCTACATGTGAATTAaaagaatattatatatatatatataaatatagtataTATTGAATGGCGTACCTTGGTGTGGAGCAAACTTCACATTCTGTGTCATTTGCATGTCCCTTTCTATACAACATGCAATCATTACGACATGCAtcaattttttcataatcaagTCCTAGCTCGTTGATTATCTTTTTTGTCTCGTAAGAAGAATTGGGTAATGTTTCACCTTTTGATAATGCtcttttaaataattaactCAAGTACCTTTTCAAATGATTTGTCACTCCATCCACTTATGCACTTAATATGAAATAATTGAATAACAAATGAGAGCTTTGTAAAACTCGTACAACCTGGGTAAAATTCTGTCTCTCCATCTTTAATCAAATTGTAAAATTCTTTTGCTTTTGTATTTGGCTCATCACTTTGACTATGAAGATCTTCACCAATATTATGTGTAAATGCATCATGTATAACTCCATCAATATCAATGTTATAATTTGACTCATGAGTATCCATAGGAGTACTCTCAGTATTTTGTGTAGCATGCAAAGAAGTTTCTCCATGTAATACCCATTTAGTATAACCCTCCACAAATCCATTACATATGAGATGTTCATAAGCAATTGCACGATTGACAGGTGAAATTAGGCCACACTTTACACAAGGACATACAATTTTGTTTTCATGACTTGCATTTTTAAATgcaaaatcaagaaaaaaattaactcCTTCTTGATATGAATCACTTATTAATCTAGAATGATGCATCCAACTCTTGTCCATaactgttttaaaaaaatatatcaaattaatacattagaaagaaaatattatttttattaaacacttatcaaaaaaaattgttatgcAGAAATAATGtgactcaattatgaacaaacTGATTGATATAAATCCTACTCTATacacaaattaatatatattaaatttggaCTAAATTgatcaattaatcaagtaaaatacattctttattaagaaaaaagcaaagtacatattttaaaaaaagtttagaacaaattatatatcatgattaatttataaagtaccaaaatataaaagcaaataaaaaaatagtggcTTAAGTATACACCGAAAGTTGCATTGaagcagtgtgttgcacgcgtgatattttattttatacgtatGTAAAGtaagactgtttgaacattgctttctatattgtaaattatttcgaatttcttaaaattttgtaggatatcttaaataccTATATCgtatataaatatgaaaaaaaaaagactaaattttttttttctgaatgccGAAACAAGTAGAGAATATATCAGTACATTCCTTTTAGGGGTACATTATAGAATTACCCTAGACTTTTattgtgttttaaaaaaaaaaaaagagtatacACTTTTATAAGTGCAACGTGTGTGGTTGCATGAACAccacattaattaaatattaattgaaaagaatcaaaatgttataaaataatacaaatacaagagtgagatattaagaaactaagaaaaagggaaactaaggaaaagacgaatgttgattacaattaatgacaataaataaaagatttggacatccacataattaataatatttataacactcccccttggatgtccataatagctgccttattaaaaatcttgctgaaaacttggtcaaaggaaaaagagtatagtgtaaactaactccctccccctcatttaggcatttgtggagatcttctaatcgacgaatttcgatcttgtctgccgtcttctcaaatgttgatgttggtaataactttgtgaataagtttgtaagattgacacttgattgaatatgttgaacaccaatatgcattttcttgaagcgtataaagaagaatttcgtgaaatgtgttctaactctatctccttcaatgtacctccttttagttgaacgatgcaagcagtattatccatagagaattgcttgggttgatacttctttattgagtgcaatccatatgtttcccgaatatgctatgtcaatgatctcactcacacacattctctacttgcttcataaaatgcaagtatgttaagaTGATTTATAGTTttctcgttaaaaaccttgccagaaaaacccagtgggacaaaatctgagctaaggaaaaaagagtacaatatatatttcatattcataactatttgcaagttgcctcgttaaaaaccttgccggGGAAAACCCGGTGGGACAAAACacgaactaagggaaaaagagtgcaacataaatatgtctccccctcatgcacatatgatccataattcttttggtgataatagatctcataagattattgttatcacttttaaaatatcaccatatacaatctttgatcatatattttctataactcttccagagtatgtatagatttctaaattatagatgaggggttcgtggaacattagtctttatccaactaattgtatcattcatgtgtgtatacaactttgttcatactaaaatttaaaatttcaagtagatatgaacataacacattaatggtactacaaattttcatttgtgacaatgatggtactccaagaccatatatttgttccatcttgttgtatgatcttaatttccatatcaaatgatcatatatctataattcttgatacatatgaagtacttcaggacttcaatactaatgaacaaactttatacattaatatttctcgaaatacaaaagaaataaaagtttgttcttcaattaatcaaaaactcttcaagagtctatcacaacgtataatttacgtatttatattgcatagacaaccatacgtatttttcaaacaataatttacttacatgtctttatttcatacaaagatctttgtcatatagtgcgcgcgactttgaatttatatcacttaagacatgtattaaattcttctagaatttttagataaggcttatttcaaattctcactacattaggagctccaaataaataaccttttgttgcaacatttatgtgacgcttataaatcctcataaaatatattccaggctataatcaaatcatgattatattttctcaatatttaagccttacttcaatcaatctcatgtctatgcaaactttgtacaacaattcattatgtacaaatacatatatgcaaatttctcattagaaatatttatttgcacaccctacaggtcttacttcactttatgtgagtaaatttgcctggattgcgtcataatattttggccaaaaatcaaaatgtaagttgatgattctcgacaaatctaataccatgatccttgctatctcatgttagtttattgcatatgcaaacattcaatatttattgtcgacaaaaatttcaataaatgataatttcctcccttattgacataacttatagagatctctttaaattacatatttttcaaatatgtttatcatttataggtacctatatagaatcacttcagggattcaattatgatcaaatgtgttatgtctaacttcttttgggagtctcttcaagtaccgttttcatcacggttatcattttaatactttataacattaaggtatctccatgagtacctctagatttaacaacttcagggcaaatcaaatgaacatttattaataatttctacattgttcatttacgcttcaggcgttttcaactcattctatctcaactttgagtaatattgatttgcagttggtatatatcattttgaactatattgttcttatatactttgtgcaaggatcatttttcaaaaattatcatcatcccaactgcttctccccccctgatcgagagaatttttaaaaattgtgatatctaataatattaatatacctgtagggatttcagtatatcacaatgaatcaatatttgtttaaactcatatatactatatgacattgaactttaggttcaatgaacttcagtttcaagttcaatccttatgaacttaattcatttctaagaatgagtcatacgtgtataattagaaatacataaatttacacattttgtaaatgcatgattatataatcttatcacatcgataagaaactatgcaataaaaatctaacaatggctcaagattgttaagaaaatataatttaaatattttctatgtgcaaatatatgcacattcttcttttgagccttataaataacaatgagaagaatcttttggttcttcaacaaaatttagtcaaattctttgacaatttattgcatatgattgatcatgtcaaaataattcaattcatgaacttcaggttcactataatttgtatttcaatgaaactttcaaaatgtaatgtaaattcattacaacataatcattacaagtttcatttttatatacacgaataatataattatattattctccaaaacatatacactcttcaggagtcactattatgtttatcaaactttatatttcttcaggaatcactatcatcaattcaatgatgtgtataatataaaatgtacatgacaacttcatcatgttgttataatgatcaaatagatataaccataatatatcattcatgtttcctggtatctttttaacaagtcgtctaatttattaatagactattcatcagtctaattatcatgacttgatatattatatatttaaatgtacaaccagtacatataataagttatttcttatcacttttataactagataaaagttatacatctaggtacatacaaatatattttactactccaagtagcaattgtatgtaagacttcttcaggaagcttttcaaataatcattttgtgattctttatcactttgatcatattggatcactaacaaatgttagtaagttatatatccacttttgggaatatgcaaactgaattatatggtaactatatatttacatatcatgtaccaacaatagtttgaaactattgatttcaaaaaataataaaatatgtatatattaatttgcttctggcattaccatatatgtgaaatctatattctttgaaatagaatttcatgcctatttattctctttaggtaatgatatttaaatattctaaatgtacaataagtttgtacaattcacattctattaaataatcaagtatacttttatcttgattataagtgtgtccgtactacaggtacgcgaccactattattcaattccacacatgatatatagatttcatgcactttgattgtgtgtggtatctcatcttttggttgtttccacttttttctggaaatatttgagtagtaaataatgtcattgattatttaaaatcattacattcacttcggggaatgacgttgaacaagtagaacattattataaatttcttaaaaatttattacttgttcatccataaaaatataagaaattattcaacaatttcttttacgatattttcaaagaatatatgaatgaaatttctgcatagtctccaagatgtatgcaaaatttaatctttaatatatgtcagattcaataatttctaacattgcaagtaataacaatgtataataacatgactaatacgaggaatctttaaaagtaattgacttcaattcgtatcattctctgcagggaatgatgaacaataaatacatgcctcatgtattaaaataacattagtcatactcattgttattcttatactttgatgtttcaatgcaattttcttaacattctttttgggtattcaaaacccactataaaattacatcaataataatcattttcaatgattctttagttgtattcacataaatacaatcatttttttttcttcgataaatataaaacatttatttcaggaaatgtttgtcaaaatctatatcgatattagattacttttcattgtcctcaaagaatacaagaacatatatataaatatgtattcatctctttcattatatatccatcaactatataatgaatattacgtttgcataatcttcaggatatatgcaagattttattgaggacgcataattatcaggatatatgcaatattttatcgaggatgcataatcttcaggatatatgcaatattttatcgatgatgcataatcttcaagatatatgcaatattttatcgatgatgcataatctttaggatatatgcaatattttatcgataatacataatcttttggatatatgtataatttatatagattttctctatcatatcataggcacacatatattgtaaatattatgaatgataagaacataatatatatatatatatgaaatcaataataaatatataaaaacatatacatacatttataatatatagatatatagataaaaagaaaaaagaaaccaaatgattcttgaaattgtttcagtcagatgagtatatatataaatatatatttagtgtatcgtgactttgaaacaattcaagaactttaacaaaatacttacattgggtcttaggcagagattcatgcttgaagcttgggcagagactcgtgctgataacgtgttataaaataatataaaataatataaagtagatgagaagaaagaagaagaagatgaagagagaaagagaaagtgaatgagaatttctgagttatttattccaatggggtgaactcctatttatacaaatacaagagtgagatattaagaaactaagaaaaagggaaactaaggaaaagacgaatgttgattacaattaatgacaataaataaaagatttggacatccacataattaataatatttataacacaaaagaaataattcaatatatagTTATGCTAATAATAATATGTGAAAGTcatgtttttcaaaaaaaaaaaaaaaaaaaaaaaacgaaagcCTTATACTTTTTTTACCTAAATAAAAGTCTTAaaattttctatataaaaaaaaagagaaacttacaaaaatactggaatttgggttaatttttacaaaaatactgtcacacggaaattttttcaaaaatactgtgtttttataaaacaccagtaaaacacaaagcagaacaactcaaaacaacagtagaacactagtaaaacaccagtagaacaccagtgtaaacttaacacagtatactgcagtatgaaacttataaaaaaatacagtaaaaaagtaaaaaattctgcctgacagtattttagtaaaaaaataacaaaagttagtatactatgtaaatttcccaaaaaaaagtCTTAAAATTTATTCCAAAgattttttcaaaatgcaacGTGTATGGCTAAGGAAACACCACACATTAACTCAATATTAATTGAAAAGAATATATTAAtactaaataatatatatgaatgCTTTATACCTTTTTCCTAAGCTGATAAAAACCCTAAATATTTGTTGGAGAGATGAAAAGTCCCAAATTAATTTGTTTCAGATCTAGAAAGAAAACTTTAGAGAACAAACCAAAACTCAAAAAAACAAGGCAATACAAACACACCATTTATATCATTAATATGGAGCTCACCTCAGAGAGAAGCTCTGTTGCTGCACTATCAAAGGATCaatttatatcatcaatggagCTTTCAAGTCACATAAGTCGAGTGGTAACCTTCTATACTTTCAATCGTATATTCTCTATATCTCAATtctaacaattttattttcttttaaagttCTTTT from Cannabis sativa cultivar Pink pepper isolate KNU-18-1 chromosome 4, ASM2916894v1, whole genome shotgun sequence carries:
- the LOC133036762 gene encoding uncharacterized protein LOC133036762 — protein: MTFDLKHKDFAADPRNVRLGLASDGMNPFKTLSVSHSTWPVILIPYNLPPWMCMKQPNFIMSLLIPGPEAPGNNIDVYLEPLIEELKDLWEIGVDTFDASTKKNFNLRASLLWTISDFPAYAKLSGWSTKGKYACPCCHEDTYSLWLKHNKKHCYMGHRRWLENNHSFRNDEKSFDGTKEKRMAPTPLSGSMILDMLEGYEIKFGKKVNNPQLPYGWKKMSIFFELPCWKDNLLRHNLDVMHIEKNVCGSLVGTLLSLDIKNKDNLNARHLKFMGIKFELHPKESEYKRTVIPPACFTLSKYEKIVFCQFLEKIKVPDGYAANISRCVNVIQQKIHGFKSHDFHIIMTQLLPLALRGISSSRVRIHITALSNYFRMMYSKVARPQDFMQLEQEISVTLCNLEKLFPPSFFDIMVHLVIHLAYEARIAGPSVYRCMYPIERYLSKLKSYVRNRSKPEGCIAEGYLADECLTFCSRYMEGVETKFNRKPRNYSNLEVNENLLPIFQMTGRNLGKKYIKSLNEDNKVKAHRYVLFNCNVVDSFIEEHRNIISQQNSRQRAMTIDRIHGQSFPSWFAKKVEELYDNGDNRISGDLHYLAKGPNNVFIKFKKYVINGFKFHTKAVEKKLKTQNSGVIMTAKTQSFASSSDPNPVFGDVTFYGSHDENVESYLQSEMCSTNFDVEDGDINLIRNDIENIAIDTLVSIGTNDMGEEEP